The DNA sequence AAGTAGCCAATCCGAATTTGCGAATAGGTCGAGGTCTGAATAGGGTCAACGATCTTGTTTGAATTCAACGGGGTATGTTCTTGTTGGGATTTATTGGGAAGTTCCGGAGTTGTGCGTAGCAGGGAGCCTAGAATTCAATGGGATTTGTTCTTGTTGGTTAGGCCGGGGTAGGGggttggggggtgggggtgggttgTTCATTGCAGGTGTTCTTTCCTACACTGGCAAAATCAGAATTTCTTCAAGAGTGTGAGCATGTCGGGGTGAATCATGGGGATGGGGTTTGCCACATTCGTTTGCTCTGATTATCTTTGGTCCATCACTTTAAATGAAATTTGACCCATGGACACTTTCTTTTATCAACAAGTAGTGGAAAGCGCCTGCGGAGGCCGTGCCTCGAGCGAGGGTTGTCGAGCATGACAAGGATAGTGCTAGCCATCCGAGCACTGCTCGACTTCTCATTAGTCCATCGCTTACGTTATCCCACATGTTCTTTCCAATGGGTTTCCTAGTTGGAGTACATCTCAGATAAGCCAAACATGGTCTTTCTTTTGGTGCCTAGTTGTTCTGAACTTTTCCCCTTTTTTGTACCCTCTTGACCGCACTAGGTTGTGTGTATTACTGACTTCTTTATCTGTCCGTGGTTTCTATTTTGCACTTGTCTCCATATTGCTAATGCATGATTAATACATTTGTCATAAGTTACCACTTATAATACTGCTCGTTTTAGATGTTGGGATCTAATACTGTATCTCCACAGTTTGTCATTGTTTTGGTTGCAAATGGCGACTGAAGCTGCTTCTCACATCTCTGGCGGTTCGGAGTCAACAACGGTGGCGTTGCTAGAACAACTTACTGAAGTATTTGGCAAGCTGAAGTCCCACACAGAAGCATCCCTACAATTGCAAAGTGGCATTCAGTGGGAAGATATCAAAGTACATTTCCTGAACCTTGAGAAGTCATACAGAAGCAAGTGCGATGAACTGGAAGACAAGCAGAAGGCATTAGAAGAACAGAAAGCCGGAGGTCGTAGGCTGATTGCTGAGAAAGAAGCTGATCTTTCTGCAAAAGAGCGTGCTTCTGTGAACAAGCTTCAGGAGCTGAAGGATGCTGCCGTCTCTACCCTAGCAGAGGTGCGCAAAAAATATAATGTCGAGCTTTCTGAGATACTTGATGCCAATGGAAGCAAAGACAAAAAGGTAAAAACCCCAACCGACGACACCAATACATCGCTCCCTTCAGACGAGCATAACTCTGCTAAAGGGTCGGGCAAGCCATCTGAACCTTCACCAGTTGAGGTTAAGCCGCGCCCTGCACTGAAGGAACTCTGTGAGCAGATGGACGCTAAAGGCCTTCTGAAATATATTtcagaaaattcaaaaaaacttgCTGGCTTTCGTGATGAACTTTGTGTTGCACTAAAATGTGCAACTGACCCTGCGCGCTTCGTACTTGATTCCTTGGAGGGTTTTTTCCCAGACCAACTGCCTGGGGATAAAAATTACTCCGCTCAGGGGCAGCGCAGAAGCTGTATTGTTTTGATGGAGGCTCTAGCACATTCACTAGGAATGAAGGAGCCAGGTGGCAAACACCCTTGGAGCTCTGAAATTATGGAGCAAGCCAAGGCAATTGCCAAAGAGTGGAAGAGTAAGATAGCTGAGGTTGACCTTGATGCTTCTGATGGCTACTCATTGGAAGCACATGCATTCCTGCAGCTTCTTACAACTTTTAATGTTGATTTGGTGCTTGACGAAGATGAACTATACAAGATTGTAGTTGCCATTTCTCGTCGCAGGCAGACTGCTGAGCTATGTCGCTCTCTTGGTTTGACTGAGAGAATACCAGGTTGGTATCCACTCAGAATGCCGCAAGGCATTATCATCCCTTAATTTACCAGGCTGGTGCCGGTCATGATTTACTGCTAGGCCCCACAACCATCTATGGAATAAATAGCTTACTACTATGTGAATACCATAGACGTTATGTATAAATGCGGTATTCTATGGTCCTAGTGCTGATCATTTGTTCTGCAGGTGTTATTGAGGAGTTGATTAAGAAACACAGGCAAATTGATGCAGTTCAATTCATACAAGCCTTTGGGCTATCAGAGGCTTTTCCTCCTGCTCCTCTCGTGAAGGCATATGTAGATGAGATAAAAGGCTCACTTAACAATAAGGGGGATGCTGGTGCAACTCCTTCAGTGGTCTGTTCTTTCTACTTACTTTTTGACACGTTGATGATTTTCCAACACATGTTAGTTATTAGTAGCGCAGGATTTATCAACTCCACACTTCTTGCTTTGGGAATTCACTGTTAAAATACTCGTCTTTATTTTCTTGCTATAAGGATTGTTCATGTTGATGTATCAGGATGTATTTGGTATGCATGAGTTATCAGTAATCTAAGTCACATTTAAATTGAGAAGTCATAATTGAGAAATCTGCTGTTGTATTTAGCCCCCAAAAAACTTTCGCCGAGGCAAGTGGGAAATTACTTTATAATCTGCTAAATGGTGCTGTTGTCTGTGAATGATACAACACTGGATTATTAGGTTGTAGCACCCAACTGCCTCGTGTCATTCCCTTGTTTCAGAATCCAGAGTAGTTAATGTACATGGTGGATATTTTCTGTTGATTTATGTGCTTAAATAGTTCCATGTTTAGTTTTCCTGTCATTTTATCCAGTTTCCATTTATATTGAGAATTTTGAGCTAATTGTGTTGTGATTTGGTAAAAAAAAAACACATGTGCAGGATGACTTGAAGAACCGCGAGCTAGTTGCATTGAGGGCCATAATCAAGTGCATCGAGGAGTACAAGCTCCAGAAGGAGTGTCCACTTGGACCTCTCCAGAAACGCATCAACGAGCTGAAACCAAAGGGCGCGAAAAGGCCATCAGGTTCTGCTAATCGCAACTATGCGAAGAAGCAGCGGGTCTCTGGCAGTGGCACTTCAGCTCCTCGGAGGCCCACCGGTGCAGTAGCTCCCCGCAGGCCCGCAGCTCCAGTCGGCACATGGCAGCAGCGCGCCCCTCCGCCGGTGGCCGCCTACCCCGACAGGTACGGGGTCGCCGCCGACCGGTACCACTACGCGCCGCCTCCTGCCGCAGCGTATGACGCGGCCACCTATGCCGCCTACGGCGGCGGTGGCGAGCAGTACAGGGCCGCCGCCCCAAAGCCATACCAGTACAACCCAGGATCAGCAgccgcagcagccgccgccgcgtcGTACAACAACATACCCCAGTATAAGGTCATGTACGGCGGCCCCGGCGCCCAGCCGTCCACGGCGGCAGCCGGCTACGCGCCCTACGGCGGAGGCTTGGTGGGGCAGCAGCAGCCCCAGCCTGCCGCTTCGTCTGGAGGCTACCTGAGCTATGCCGCCGGGTTCGGCTACCGCCCTTCACAGCAGCAGTAGAGGATGTAAGGTGAAACTACCCTGTTAGGCCTTTGCTCTTGTATGCAATGTGTACTTTGCTCCCTGGAACCACCCTCCGGACCGTAGAGGAGTGGTGGAGTTGTTTACCATCCATCCATCCCCTAGTGCATCTTGTAGGTGCTGTAACTTGCTTTTTCCCCCCCAAATCTTGTCGATGTAAGAAGTCATAAAGAGATTAGTGGTGCTACTTGCATCTTACTTAACTGCTGCCAGTAGCCTCTGTGTTTCTGTCTGCATTAGCTGTTGCCGTGGTTGCTTGCTTGGACCTGTGCACATGTGTTGGTTTGCGTTTCTAAGTGAATAGTTTGTGTGTGTTTGATGTGCAAACTGTAAACCTTTTTGGATGAGAGCGTGGACAAGAAGAACAGATGGAGGCTCAAACAGAGGAAGTTGAAAAGCTGATCGGATATgcggtaattgcctttggctcctaggtgcatatgcacccattgtcgaaatatgtGCTGTCTTCCTAGTAACAGGGCTGGATTCCTGAATCCTGTGCTGAGACCGACCGTGCTAGTTTCTCGATCAAACGGCTcgcccctcgtcgccggcgtgcgtGCGACCATTTCATTTTTCACCCCCAATGAGAAGTGAGAATCATCCCTCTTCTTGTTTAACCCGGATTTTTCACCCCCAATGAGAAGTGAGAATCATCCCTCTTCTTGTTTAACCCAGAGCCGCCCCCACACTCCTTGCCTGGAGCACGTAGCCGATGTGGTCTCGGCCGAATCAGAAGCGTTGCGTCAAGGTCTAATGCTCATTCAGAGCCTTGGGTGTGCCAACGTAATTGTCCAAACTGATAATGTAACCGTGGTAGAGGCGTTGAATTTGAACGAGGGTTACTCAATGATTACAGCACCAATACTTAATGAATGTCGAAGTCTACTTTCAAATTTCGGAAAGGTACTTGTTGAACATTGTAACAGGTAGTCAAACATGGTTGCTCATGAGCTAGTTAGGTCTGGGAGGAGTAATCCACTAAAAAAGGGCCACTtccttgtactccctctgtcacaGTTGCAAAAATATCTGGGACCAAAGTGGTTAGTGATTGAAGTACTGAAAATAGCATCGGTTGTCAATTACGATGCCTAATTAGTGAAGAAattaatgttggggaacgcagtaatttcaaaaaaattcctacgcacacgcaagatcatggtgatgcatagtaacgagaggggagagtatgatctacgtacccttgtagatcgcaacggaagcgttgacacaacgtagaggaagtagtcgtacgtcttcccgatccgaccgatccaagcaccgttactccggcacctccgaattcttagcacacgtacagctcgatgacgctccccgggctccgatccagcaaagcttcggggatgagttccgtcagcacaacggcgtggtgacgatgatgatgttctaccgacgcagggcttcgcctaagcactacaacgatatgaccgaggtggaatatggtggaggggggcaccgcacacggctaaggaacgatcacgaagatcaacttgtgtgttctagggtgcccccctgcctccgtatataaaggagccaagggggagggggcggccggccaaggtgggcgcgccaaggggagtcctactcccaccgggagtaggactcctagttggacaaggagagaaaggggaaaaaggaggaagagaggaaggaaaggggggggggcgtcgccccccttcccttgtcctattcggactaggaaggggaggggcgcgcggccacctcccgcctccttctctcttctccctcaaagcccatgtaggcccaataaaccccccgggggggttccggtaaccccccggtactccggtaaaatgccgatttcacccggaacgattccgatgtccaaatataggctttcaatatatcaatctttatgtctcgaccatttcgagactcctcgtcatgtccgtgatcacatccgggactccgaactaacttcggtacatcaaaatgcataaactcataataactgtcatcgtaacgttaagcgtgcggaccctacggttcgagaacaatgcagacatgactgagacaaatctccggtcaataaccaatagcgggacctggatgcccatattggttcctacatattctatgaagatctttattggtccgaccgcataacaacatacgttgttccctttgtcatcggtatgttacttgcccgagattcgatcgtcggtatccaatacctagttcaatctcgttaccggcaagtctctttactcgttccgtaatacatcatctcacaactaacatactagttgcaatgcttgcaaggcttatgtgatgtgcattaccgagagggcccagagatacctctccgacaatcggagtgacaaatcctaatctcgaaatacgccaacccaacatctacctttggagacacctgtaatgctcctttataatcacccagttacgttgtgacgtttggtagcacccaaagtgttcctccggcaaacgggagttgcataatctcatagtcataggaacatgtataagtcatgaagaaagcaatagcaacatactaaacgatcgggtgctaagctaatggaatgggtcatgtcaatcagatcattcacctaatgatgtgacctcgttaatcaaataacaactctttgttcatggttaggaaacataaccatctttgattaacgagctagtcaagtagaggcatactagtgacactctatttgtctatgtattcacacatgtattatgtttccggttaatacaattctagcatgaataataaacatttatcatgaaataaggaaataaataataactttattgttgcctctagggcatatttccttcagtctcccacttgcactagagtcaataatctagattacacagtaatgattcttacactcatggagtcttggtgcttatcatgttttgctcgtggaagaggcttagtcaacgggtatgcaacgttcagatccgtatgtatcttgcaaatctctatgtctcccacctggactagatcccggatggaattgaagcgtctcttgatgtgtttggttctcttgtgaaatctggattcctttgacaaggaaattgcaccagtattgtcacaaaagattttcattggacccgatgcactaggtatgacacctagatcggatatgaactccttcatccagactccttcatttgctgcttccgaagcagctatgtactccgcttcacatgtagatcccgctacgacggtttgtttagaactgcaccaactgacagctccatcgtttaatgtaaacacgtatccggtttgcgatttagaatcgtccggatcagtgtcaaagcttgcatcaacgtaaccttttacgatgagctctttgtcacctccatatatgagaaacatatccttagtccttttcaggtatttcaggatgttcttgaccgatgtctagtgatccactcctggattactttggtacctccctgctaagcttatagcaaggcacacatcaggtctggtacagagcattgcatacatgatagaggctatggctgaagcatagggaatatctttcattttctctctatcttctgtagtggtcggactttgagtcttactcaatttcacaccttgtaacacaggcaagaaccctttctttgcttgatccattttgaactttttcaaaactttgtcaaggtatgtactttgtgaaagtccaattaagcgtttcgatctatctctatagatcttgatgcctaatatgtaagcagcttcaccgaggtctttcattgaaaaactcttattcaagtatccatttatgctattcagaaattctatatcatttccaatcagtaatatgtcatccacatataatatcagaaatgctacagagctcccactcactttcttgtaaatacaggcttctccaaaagtctgtataaaaccaaatgctttgatcacactatcaaagcgtttattccaactccgagaggcttgcaccagtccataaatggatcgctggagcttgcacactttgttagctccttttggatcgacaaaaccttctggttgcatcatatacaactcttcttccagaaatccattcaggaatgcagttttgacatccatttgccaaatttcataatcataaaatgcggcaattgctaacatgattcgaacggacttaagcatcgctacgggtgagaaggtctcatcgtagtcaatgaaACTGCTTGGTAGTTGAAAAGCAACACCCGGCTCTCTGGAGAATCAAACAGCAAGGATGAGTTCGAGTTTGATCTTGATTTGGAGGCCCTCTGGATAGTTAGCTTGCGTAATTCGCTCATTCTTTTGGTCAATGGCTGGTTAATTCAGCTGCTGATTTTGACACTAGCTAGATGCTGACACCATGTACATGTGTCAATTGTTTTTGATCTAGGAACTAACAGCTTTGCTGATCTCACTTGTATATGCGCCGCGGCTGAAGCGGATGGAGGAGCGCGAGGCGGGCGCGGCGGGGCGGGCCGGGGTGGGGAAGGTGCGCGTGTGGGGCCGGAGCGGGGCCGTGGTCGTGGAGGAGCAGACCTCGAGCTCACGGCGGCGCGGGCGGTCGGTGGTGGCGACGGGcacgacggagacggagacggaggctCGGGCCGCGACTAAACGGTGCGACTCGGTCTTGTCCGAGTCAGCGCGCGGGCACGTGCCAACCGGCCAACGTGGCACCTGACGGGCGGGCCTAACTGGTCAGTTTCCCTGTCAATACATATAAACTGCATTTTTAGCCTCTATTGCAACGTCTTGCCTTAAAAttggtactgacacgtaaaaatcATCAATCTTGATACCAATCTATTTTCAATGGCTCAATTGTGATACTTCTGTGCAATTTACTCCCCCTTACTACCCCCACCATCTGGACGACACGCGCAGGTACACTGGGCACGCACGGGAGGGGAAAAAAGAAAGGAGTTGATCGCCACGGGTGTAGGCTGGGCGGCGCGGCTTGCATCCCATCCGATGCAAGGCATCGAATCGCGCCAACCGTCCGCGTGACGGCTGCTCCTTTGTTCCCTCTCCACTCCTCTACTTTCCCCTGCTCCGCCGCTCGCCTCCTCCTTTCTATATCCGCTCCAGAATCCACTCCCGAGCCTTCCCGAGTAGTACTCATATGCAGCCGTGAGATCAGATCGACcgaccgaagaagaagaaggagaagcgaggggAGATCAGCCAGCGGGCGGAGGATGGCGGACTGGGCACCGGTGGTGGTGGGGGTGGTGCTCTTCATCCTGCTCTCGCCGGGGCTGCTGTTGGAGATGCCGGGGTCGCACCGCCACGTCGACTTCGGCGGCCTCCACACCAACGGCAAGGCCATCTTCGTCCACACCATCCTCTTCTTCGCCGCCTTCACCGTCCTCACCCTCGCCCTCCACATCCACATCTACGCCGGCTAGATACCCATAGCCCAGAGATTCATAGATGCGCCATGTAATCTGCTACTAGTactagctagctcttgctcagtcaATCGATCCCCTCCATGTAATCCGCTTGTAATCCCTGCTTGCTTGCCAGATCTCTCTGTACTGCCATCGGTTCAAGAAGAAGCGTATTGAACTATTGATTGAGGTGCCGCGCCATGCCTGTTTATTCATTTATTTGATTTGATCTGATGAGATGTCTTTGTCACCGTGTGGGGATCGATCTGTTGCAGCAAGTTGACTAGCGACTGGCTTCAGCGCTAGTCATCGATGGGCATGCTACCGGAGTTTGTTACTATCATCATCCACTTTCCGATTAATCTTTTTGACTTTGTACGCGATGGAATATGTATTCCTTGCATGGCTCATCAAAGCCACTGAAACTGAAGCATCTTTTGCCAGCCGCCAGGGACGAGCAAAGCTCCATCCACCTACAAAGCTCGCTCTGGCCTTTGTGAGGGAGCAGAGGGGGTGGATGAAGCCGAAATCCCTAATCCACATTGCTCTTGATCCACAGTGCTCATTGCTGATGGGGCTCTATACTTGTTTATGTACGTATTTTGAA is a window from the Triticum dicoccoides isolate Atlit2015 ecotype Zavitan unplaced genomic scaffold, WEW_v2.0 scaffold14361-5, whole genome shotgun sequence genome containing:
- the LOC119343848 gene encoding FRIGIDA-like protein 3, whose product is MATEAASHISGGSESTTVALLEQLTEVFGKLKSHTEASLQLQSGIQWEDIKVHFLNLEKSYRSKCDELEDKQKALEEQKAGGRRLIAEKEADLSAKERASVNKLQELKDAAVSTLAEVRKKYNVELSEILDANGSKDKKVKTPTDDTNTSLPSDEHNSAKGSGKPSEPSPVEVKPRPALKELCEQMDAKGLLKYISENSKKLAGFRDELCVALKCATDPARFVLDSLEGFFPDQLPGDKNYSAQGQRRSCIVLMEALAHSLGMKEPGGKHPWSSEIMEQAKAIAKEWKSKIAEVDLDASDGYSLEAHAFLQLLTTFNVDLVLDEDELYKIVVAISRRRQTAELCRSLGLTERIPGVIEELIKKHRQIDAVQFIQAFGLSEAFPPAPLVKAYVDEIKGSLNNKGDAGATPSVDDLKNRELVALRAIIKCIEEYKLQKECPLGPLQKRINELKPKGAKRPSGSANRNYAKKQRVSGSGTSAPRRPTGAVAPRRPAAPVGTWQQRAPPPVAAYPDRYGVAADRYHYAPPPAAAYDAATYAAYGGGGEQYRAAAPKPYQYNPGSAAAAAAAASYNNIPQYKVMYGGPGAQPSTAAAGYAPYGGGLVGQQQPQPAASSGGYLSYAAGFGYRPSQQQ
- the LOC119343849 gene encoding uncharacterized protein LOC119343849, which translates into the protein MADWAPVVVGVVLFILLSPGLLLEMPGSHRHVDFGGLHTNGKAIFVHTILFFAAFTVLTLALHIHIYAG